One segment of Peromyscus leucopus breed LL Stock chromosome 5, UCI_PerLeu_2.1, whole genome shotgun sequence DNA contains the following:
- the LOC114688693 gene encoding olfactory receptor 12-like: MTNFTRVSEFVLLGFSGGPGIQMVLFLIFLVLYVIAVVGNLGMIIIIRMDAHLHTPMYAFLQSLSFLDICYSSTIAPRALINCLKQDHTISFGGCATQFFFLSLFGTTEAFLLAAMAYDRFIAICNPLLYSVSMSHWVCGLLVTGSYSWGAVNAVTQTTMTFSLSFCGSNEINDFFCDVPPLLTLSCSDTFINQLVLLGLCGSIIVSTFLTVFVSYIYIISTILKIHTVQGRQKAFSTCTSHLIGVCLFFGTVFFMYAQPSAVSSMEQSKVVSIFYTIVIPMLNPLIYSLRNKDVKQALMRSKQRFSA; encoded by the coding sequence ATGACAAATTTTACACGTGTCTCAGAGTTTGTTCTACTTGGATTCAGTGGGGGTCCTGGGATACAAATGGtgctatttctaatttttttagttttgtatgttatagcagtggtgggaAATTTGGGCATGATTATAATTATCAGGATGGATGCTCACCTCCACACCCCAATGTATGCCTTCCTCCAAAGTCTTTCCTTCTTGGACATCTGCTATTCTTCCACAATTGCTCCTAGAGCTCTGATAAACTGCTTGAAACAGGACCATACAATATCTTTTGGTGGGTGTGctacacaattcttttttttgtctctttttggtACTACAGAAGCTTTTCTCCTGGctgccatggcctatgaccgcttcATTGCCATCTGTAATCCTCTTCTATACTCTGTGAGTATGTCtcactgggtctgtggattattaGTGACAGGGTCCTACTCATGGGGTGCAGTGAATGCTGTCACTCAAACCACAATGACCTTCTCCTTGTCCTTTTGTGGGTCCAATGAGATCAATGacttcttctgtgatgtcccACCACTCTTAACCCTCTCATGTTCAGACACCTTTATAAACCAGCTGGTTCTTCTTGGTTTATGTGGCTCCATTATTGTCAGTACCTTCTTGACTGTTTTTGTTTCATACATCTATATTATCTCAACAATATTGAAGATCCACACAGTGCAGGGACGCCAGAAAGCCTTCTCCACATGTACCTCTCACCTGATTGGTGTGTGCTTGTTTTTTGGTACTGTTTTCTTCATGTATGCACAGCCCAGTGCTGTCTCCTCCATGGAGCAGAGCAAAGTGGTATCTATATTCTACACTATTGTCATTCCCATGTTGAACCCTCTCATATACAGCCTGAGGAACAAAGATGTCAAGCAAGCACTGATGAGAAGCAAGCAGCGATTCTCCGCTTGA